The following proteins come from a genomic window of Halomarina ordinaria:
- a CDS encoding FxsA family protein produces MLRVIGLLLLIPLFDILVLVALSVRFLGPVATIALVVLTALVGMLLVRAEGRHTLRKIQAKLSRGEIPDDEVVDGALLIAAGAFLLTPGIVTDAIGLLLALPPTRYPVRVAVKKFVVTPYVDAKTEGFTTGRVYTGGFPQEETSYEGDEEYTMGDDEYSVDRGSGSDN; encoded by the coding sequence ATGCTCCGGGTCATCGGGCTGTTGCTGCTCATCCCGCTCTTCGATATCCTGGTCCTCGTCGCGCTGTCGGTCCGCTTCCTCGGTCCCGTCGCGACCATCGCGCTCGTCGTCCTGACCGCCCTCGTCGGCATGTTGCTCGTCCGCGCGGAGGGGCGTCACACGCTCCGGAAGATTCAGGCGAAGCTCTCCCGCGGGGAGATACCCGACGACGAGGTGGTCGACGGCGCCCTGCTCATCGCCGCGGGTGCGTTCCTGCTCACGCCGGGCATCGTCACCGACGCAATCGGGTTGTTGCTCGCCCTCCCGCCGACGCGCTATCCCGTCCGCGTGGCGGTGAAGAAGTTCGTCGTCACGCCCTACGTCGACGCGAAGACGGAGGGCTTCACGACCGGCCGGGTGTACACCGGCGGGTTCCCCCAGGAGGAGACCAGCTACGAGGGCGACGAGGAGTACACCATGGGCGACGACGAGTACAGCGTCGACCGCGGCTCCGGAAGCGACAACTGA